One stretch of Nodularia sp. LEGE 06071 DNA includes these proteins:
- a CDS encoding manganese catalase family protein yields the protein MFYHKKDPIHAVNIAEPNPRFAQLLLEQFGGATGELSAALQYWVQSFHVENAGIRDMLQDIAIEEFGHLEMVGKLIEGHTKNVDQTEAYKSTLFAVRGMGPHFLDSQGSAWTASYLNEGGDVVRDLRANIAAEAGARQTYESLIKLATDEGTKNTLVHLLTREISHTQMFMKALDSLGKLTDPFFGNIQPDETVDLYYNLSTNGNGKDERGPWNSEPAFKYIANPLESKS from the coding sequence ATGTTTTACCACAAAAAAGACCCTATTCACGCTGTAAATATTGCTGAACCTAACCCTCGTTTTGCTCAATTACTGCTTGAGCAGTTTGGGGGAGCAACGGGAGAACTTTCAGCAGCTTTGCAATATTGGGTACAATCATTTCATGTGGAAAATGCTGGAATTCGAGATATGCTCCAAGACATTGCTATCGAGGAATTCGGTCACTTAGAAATGGTTGGTAAATTAATTGAAGGTCATACCAAAAATGTGGATCAAACAGAGGCATACAAAAGCACTCTGTTTGCAGTCAGAGGTATGGGGCCGCACTTTCTAGATAGTCAAGGAAGTGCTTGGACGGCAAGTTATTTGAACGAAGGTGGAGATGTCGTCCGGGATTTGAGAGCTAATATTGCAGCTGAAGCTGGCGCACGTCAGACTTACGAATCACTGATTAAGCTAGCGACAGATGAAGGCACTAAAAATACTTTGGTTCATCTATTAACACGAGAAATTTCTCATACTCAAATGTTTATGAAAGCTCTCGATTCATTGGGTAAATTGACCGATCCATTCTTTGGTAATATTCAGCCTGATGAAACGGTTGATCTTTATTACAATCTATCTACAAATGGCAACGGTAAAGATGAGCGTGGCCCTTGGAATTCCGAACCAGCATTCAAATACATTGCGAACCCGCTTGAAAGTAAATCTTAA
- a CDS encoding GlsB/YeaQ/YmgE family stress response membrane protein, whose product MNLIAWAILGLLAGAIGKAIYPGSQGGGILSTMILGIIGAFVGGSVFTLLQTGTLQLTAASLSIPGLFVAVIGSIIAIYLWGLFTSRRSV is encoded by the coding sequence ATGAATCTTATTGCTTGGGCAATCTTAGGACTTTTAGCTGGTGCAATCGGTAAAGCAATTTATCCCGGTTCTCAAGGTGGTGGTATTCTCTCAACAATGATTTTAGGTATTATTGGTGCGTTTGTCGGAGGTAGTGTATTTACTCTCCTACAAACGGGAACGCTGCAATTAACGGCTGCTAGTTTAAGTATTCCTGGTCTGTTTGTCGCCGTTATTGGCTCAATCATTGCTATTTATCTGTGGGGACTGTTTACCAGTCGCCGTAGCGTCTAA
- the hemN gene encoding oxygen-independent coproporphyrinogen III oxidase, giving the protein MVFVLPSVKFDLEMIKKYDNPAPRYTSYPPATELSAEFTVTDFHGAIAASNYRKSPLSLYFHIPFCQTACYFCGCNTVISKNKNIAKPYLEHLVREIKNMANLIDSDRKVLQIHWGGGTPNYLDHEQVKFLWKHITENFNIDPQAEISIEINPAYVDQDYIFFLREVGFNRISFGIQDFNPQVQLAVNRVQPEELLFNVMDWIKAAKFDSVNVDLIYGLPHQTLQTFQETVKKTIELDPNRIVVFNFAYVPWMKPAQKNIPQEALPQPQEKLEILKMTIEELTSNKYLFIGMDHFAKDHDELAIAQQNHTLQRNFQGYTTHAGTELLGFGATSISMLNDAYVQNHKQLKDYYRAISADILPISKGIKLSQDDIIRRDVIMCIMSHFHLNKQDIADKYHISFDEYFSHELKALETLAADELVKISTKQIEITDIGRLLVRNIAVIFDNYNQTRDKQFSRAI; this is encoded by the coding sequence ATGGTTTTTGTCTTGCCTAGTGTCAAATTTGATCTGGAGATGATCAAAAAGTATGATAATCCTGCACCCAGATACACGAGTTACCCACCCGCTACAGAGTTAAGCGCCGAATTTACTGTAACTGATTTTCACGGTGCGATCGCCGCCTCCAACTACCGAAAATCACCTCTGTCTTTATATTTCCATATTCCCTTTTGTCAAACAGCTTGCTACTTCTGCGGCTGTAATACAGTCATATCCAAAAACAAGAATATTGCCAAACCTTACTTAGAACATTTGGTGCGAGAAATCAAGAACATGGCAAACTTGATTGATTCAGATCGAAAAGTCCTACAAATTCACTGGGGTGGTGGTACACCGAACTATTTAGATCACGAACAAGTCAAATTTTTATGGAAACACATCACTGAAAACTTTAATATTGATCCACAAGCCGAAATTTCCATTGAAATTAATCCCGCTTACGTAGATCAAGACTATATTTTCTTTCTCCGCGAAGTGGGTTTTAACCGCATTAGTTTTGGCATTCAGGACTTTAATCCCCAAGTACAATTAGCAGTGAATCGCGTCCAGCCAGAAGAACTGCTGTTTAATGTTATGGATTGGATTAAAGCCGCCAAGTTTGACAGTGTGAATGTAGACCTAATTTATGGTTTACCTCATCAAACTCTCCAGACATTTCAAGAAACAGTCAAAAAGACGATTGAATTAGATCCTAACCGCATTGTTGTGTTTAACTTCGCCTATGTCCCGTGGATGAAGCCAGCGCAAAAAAATATTCCTCAAGAAGCATTGCCTCAACCACAGGAAAAGTTAGAAATTCTTAAGATGACTATTGAGGAACTGACGAGTAATAAGTATCTATTTATTGGCATGGATCATTTTGCCAAAGATCATGATGAATTAGCGATCGCACAACAAAATCACACCCTCCAGCGCAACTTTCAGGGATACACCACCCACGCCGGAACAGAACTCTTAGGCTTTGGTGCCACATCAATCAGTATGCTTAATGATGCTTATGTGCAGAACCACAAGCAATTAAAGGATTATTATCGCGCGATATCCGCAGATATTTTACCCATTAGTAAAGGAATTAAACTTAGTCAAGATGACATAATTAGACGAGATGTGATCATGTGCATTATGTCTCATTTTCATCTGAATAAGCAAGATATTGCCGATAAATATCACATCAGCTTCGATGAGTATTTTAGCCATGAGTTAAAGGCATTAGAAACACTAGCAGCCGATGAACTCGTCAAAATATCAACCAAGCAAATAGAGATTACAGATATCGGTAGGTTACTGGTGAGAAATATCGCTGTCATATTTGATAATTATAATCAAACCAGAGATAAACAATTTTCGCGGGCAATTTGA